ATAGCCCGATCGCAAATTTGAGCAGCAATCGCGGTGAGCGAGTCTGGCTGGATCAGGGATTTACTGGTCTGGTCTGGTTCTTTGCTTTTCTGTCTGTCGCCGTACTGGTTTATATCACTGCGGTAGTTTATGAAGGGGCACAGCCCGCGATCGCTAAATTTGGCCTGGGTTTCCTGTGGAGCCGAGAATGGAATGTCCCAGAATTACAATTTGGGGCTCTGCCATTTATCTATGGCACCCTGGTTACCTCTGCTTTGGCACTCTTGTTTGCAGTGCCGCTGGGTGTTTCGGTGGCGATCGTGACCAGTGAGGATTTTTTACCAGAATGGGTAAGGTCGCCAATTGGTTTTGCGGTTGAGTTGATCGCGGCGATCCCCAGTGTGATTGTGGGTTTATGGGGCATTTTTGTAATGATTCCAGCATTGTTGCCTTTTCAGGTGTGGCTGTTTAATCACTTAAGCTGGATTCCTTTCTTTAAGGGCGATTGCTTTAGCTACCCCGATGAAACAGGTGCAATGGTTCAAGATTGCTACGAACCGGCGGGGCGATCGCTTCTGGTGGCAGGAATTATTCTTACAATTATGATTCTGCCCACGGTGGCCGCCGTCAGCCGTGAAGTTTTACGGGCGATCCCCAAAACCCTGCGCAGTGCTTCGATGTCATTGGGGGCAACTCGCTGGGAAACAATCTGGCGTGTAATATTACCAACCAGTGCGTCAGGAATTGTGGGTGCTTCGATTCTGGCATTGGGTCGGGCACTGGGCGAAACCATGGCGGTGACAATGGTGATTGGTAACACTGCCCAAATTACCGAATCGCTGCTGTCACCTGGCTATACAATTCCAGCGGTATTGGCCAACGAGTTTGCGGAAGCCCTCGATGATGCCCATGTGGGTGCTTTGATGTATTTGGCACTGGTTTTGTTTGTGGTGACGCTGGTGGTGAATTTAATCGCCACTTTTGTAGTTAAGCTGGTGGCCACTGGTGTAGGGGATGGGGATTAGAGATTCACAGCGATCGAAGTTAAGCCGGATCGTTATCAAATTCTAATTGCGTTGGCCTCTAAGTCATCTAAATGCAACAGATATAAATTCAGTAAGTTTGTTCTCGTTGTCTAATTGTCTAAAGTATTTCCATTTGCTTAGCCCCAAACCGTTGCAAAACTAATACCCCTCAATCAAAAATATCGATCAGAAATTATGACTGCCAGCCAGTTTCCCAACCAGGAAAATATCACCGATTTAGATCTTACTGATGATTGTTTAGATCGCCCTTTGTCCTGGCAGCGCACCGCGTTTAGCTATGTCAACACCACGATCGCTTTTTTATTCTCCATCCTGGCCGTGATTCCCCTGGCATCGCTATTATTTGAAATTTTGCGACGGGGAGCAGCGGGACTAAACTGGGATATTTTTGTGCACACTCCCGCTCCCGTGGGCACTGGCGATCCCACCGGGTTCATCAATGCGATCGTTGGCACGATGGTGATGGTGGCGATCGCGGCAATTATTAGCGTGCCGATCGGTATACTAACTGGCGTATTCCTGGCAGAATTTGGCCGTGGTTCCAGGTTAGGCGAATTTATCCGCTTTACCACTGTGGTACTAAGTAGTATCCCTTCGATTATTGCTGGCGTATTTGCCTATCGGATCATTGTGCGCGGCTCGATCAGCCTATTTGGTTTTACGATCGCTGGATTTTCTGCCCTGGCTGGTGGCGTGGCGCTAGGCGTAATCATGCTGCCGATCGTGGCATTGACCACTACTGAGGCGCTTAAACTAGTTCCCAATTCCTATCGCCTGGGCTCGGCTGGCTTAGGTGCGGGAAGATTTCAAACTATTTTTCGGATTGTGATCCCCAATGCCCTACCAGCGATCACCACGGGGATTTTGCTAGCGGTGGCGCGTGCTGCCGGTGAAACCGCACCCTTAATTTTCACTGCCCTATCCAGTCAGTTTTGGGCCGATTGGAGCAGTCCCCCAGATTGGTTCAACAACAATCCCAATCCTTCTTTGTCGGTTTACATCTATGAATTTTCTACCTCTTCGTTCAAGGAAGAAAACCAGCTAGCTTGGACTGCTGCCGTTGTCTTAGTAGCATTAGTATTAGTCATCAATATTCTCGCGCGCCTGATTACCCGTAAACGCACCAGGAGTTAAATAAACCAGCCATGCCGTCTGAAGAAATGATCGAAGTTAAAAATTCTGCCACAGCCACTAAGCATATGCCGGCGATCGCGGCCAGTGATGTCAGCTTCTACTATGGCAAAAAGAAAGTGCTAGAGGCAGTTGATATGGAAATTTTGCCCAATCAGGTCACGGCTATGATCGGCCCATCTGGTTGTGGTAAGTCTACTTTTTTGAAGGCGATCAATCGAATTGGTGAACTTGAGGGTAAGGTCAAGGTTACAGGCAGGATCAAATTTTTTGGTCAGGATATCTATGCCAAAACGGTGAATTTAAATCGCCTAAGGCGGCAGATCGGCATGGTGTTCCAACGCCCTAATCCTTTCCCCAGTAGTATTTATGACAATGCGGCCTATGGGGTGCGGGTGTTTGGCGGCAAGCGCAAGGCAGAACTAGACCAGATTGTCGAGCATTCATTGCGATCGGCGGTGTTGTGGGATGAGGTAAAAGACGATCTCAAAAAATCGGCGCTAGGTCTATCCGGTGGCCAGCAGCAGCGGCTATGTATTGCCAGGGCGTTGGCGGTGAATCCAAAGGTGTTGCTGATGGATGAGCCATGCTCGGCGCTTGATCCAATTTCCACGATGAAGATCGAGGAGTTGATCCATAGCCTACGTGGCCAGTTGACGATCGTGATTGTTACCCACAATATGCAACAGGCTTCGCGGGTATCTGACTATACTGCTTTTTTCAATACCGATGAGAGCCGGATTGGGCGAGTAGTTGAATTTGCCACCACGGGAAATCTATTTAGCGATCCCCAGCAAAAGGAAACCAGGGATTATGTGACTGGACGGTTTGGTTAAATTTGTTTGTTTTGTGATTATTTAGCGGCGCAGATCACCGATCGCATTGCGGGTCACATTGGTGATCGCCTCATCGGTGGCTTTGGGCAGGTGATAATAAGTCCCCATTGCCGCATTGGCTAATTCCTTCGCAAACCCAGTGGAGACAAACTTGTTCTCGGTATCGATCACCAGCAACGACAACCCCAAACCGCGAATTTTTTTAGCAATATCCAGTAGTTCTTCCTTGATGTTGGGTTTATGTTCTGGATCGATCGTTTCACCCAGCGATCGCGCCAGGGAAATATTACCCCGCCCATCGGTGATCGCCACGATCATCACCTGACCCACGTCACCGGATTGCTGCGCATTGATGCCAACTCGCACCGCCTGGGTTAGACCATGCGCCAAAGGCGATCCACCGCCACAGGGCAACTGATCTAAGCGTTTTCGAGCCGCCTCGATCGATCGGGTTGGCGGTAACAATACGTCGGCCTGTTCACCGCGAAATGGAATTAATGACACCTGATCGCGGCTTTGATAGGCTTCGGTGA
The sequence above is a segment of the Pseudanabaena sp. PCC 7367 genome. Coding sequences within it:
- the pstC gene encoding phosphate ABC transporter permease subunit PstC, with translation MSEPPFPPSSPIEPVLEAENSPIANLSSNRGERVWLDQGFTGLVWFFAFLSVAVLVYITAVVYEGAQPAIAKFGLGFLWSREWNVPELQFGALPFIYGTLVTSALALLFAVPLGVSVAIVTSEDFLPEWVRSPIGFAVELIAAIPSVIVGLWGIFVMIPALLPFQVWLFNHLSWIPFFKGDCFSYPDETGAMVQDCYEPAGRSLLVAGIILTIMILPTVAAVSREVLRAIPKTLRSASMSLGATRWETIWRVILPTSASGIVGASILALGRALGETMAVTMVIGNTAQITESLLSPGYTIPAVLANEFAEALDDAHVGALMYLALVLFVVTLVVNLIATFVVKLVATGVGDGD
- the pstA gene encoding phosphate ABC transporter permease PstA — its product is MTASQFPNQENITDLDLTDDCLDRPLSWQRTAFSYVNTTIAFLFSILAVIPLASLLFEILRRGAAGLNWDIFVHTPAPVGTGDPTGFINAIVGTMVMVAIAAIISVPIGILTGVFLAEFGRGSRLGEFIRFTTVVLSSIPSIIAGVFAYRIIVRGSISLFGFTIAGFSALAGGVALGVIMLPIVALTTTEALKLVPNSYRLGSAGLGAGRFQTIFRIVIPNALPAITTGILLAVARAAGETAPLIFTALSSQFWADWSSPPDWFNNNPNPSLSVYIYEFSTSSFKEENQLAWTAAVVLVALVLVINILARLITRKRTRS
- the pstB gene encoding phosphate ABC transporter ATP-binding protein PstB; translation: MPAIAASDVSFYYGKKKVLEAVDMEILPNQVTAMIGPSGCGKSTFLKAINRIGELEGKVKVTGRIKFFGQDIYAKTVNLNRLRRQIGMVFQRPNPFPSSIYDNAAYGVRVFGGKRKAELDQIVEHSLRSAVLWDEVKDDLKKSALGLSGGQQQRLCIARALAVNPKVLLMDEPCSALDPISTMKIEELIHSLRGQLTIVIVTHNMQQASRVSDYTAFFNTDESRIGRVVEFATTGNLFSDPQQKETRDYVTGRFG